The Spirochaetota bacterium sequence ACCAGTAAAAACAGTTAATGAATGATTCTTTAATTTTGGTAGAGATACAATTTTATTTTTGTCTTTAATCTCTTCTGCAACTTCAAAGATTTTAATTACATTTTTATTTGAACCTTTTATCACATATTTATTTTTAAATTCAATAAAAGGAACATTATACTTTTTACAAACTTCATAAATTCCACTATCTTTTGAAACTTTTAAAGGAGAAGCAATAGCTGGAGAATCTCCACAACTAAGCTCGATGTTTAACTGATTTTTTTTTATTTCTTCTATAAAAAATTTAACAACTCCTTCAAAAAAAACTGGATGAGTAATAACACCAGTTGAAGGTGAATCAGATGCAAGAAGATTTGGTTTAAGCAAAACTTTGTCACCATTTGAAAAATAATTTTTAAAACCACCAAGAAAATCTAATCCTTCTTTAATTTTTGTTGAAATAATATCTGAATCATATTCTTCTATGTTATAGAAAACAACTTTCATATAAACCTTCTTCAAAATAGAATTATATTTTTTATATCTTAACAATTTTTAAATTTTATTCAAAAAAAATTTAACAAAATATTGAAATTTTTAAAATTTAAATTTTAATATTTTAAAATGTTATTTTTAAATTAATTATTATAATATTAATAAATTTATAATTTTTAAAAAATTAAAAAAATGTAAAAATTACAACTTTGATGCAAAAAAAAATTAAAATTAATAAAAAAAATATAAACAAAACTTAGATTAAAAAATAATTAAAAAGGATATAAATTTTATGAAAAATTTAAATATTTTACAAGAATCTTTTAATCTTATATTTGAAATTCTCAAAACTGCAATAAATGTAGAATGTATGATTATAAGATATAAAAGTCAAAAATCAGATTTTTTTAAGATAGTTAAAAATGAAGGTTGTCCCGAAGAATTTTTAAACAAAATGAAATGTAAAGAAATATATTTTTACAACAATGAATTTAGAATAAATAATAATGCTAATACAGAAGATTGTCCATGTATTCTTATATTAAATAAAGTAAAAGAATTTCTTGAAAATGAAGAAGTCAAAGAGGTTTTTTCTTTTACAAATTTTGGTTCTTTTTATAGAAATAAAAAACTTTCTTTTGACAAATCAAGTTGCTCTATATTTTCCTCTCTTGCATTTGTCCCTATAAAAAAACCTTTCTTTGAAAATGAAAATTTTAATTCTTCAAGTTTTATAAATTCTAATAATTTTACAGATAAGAGCAATGAAAATAATAATTATGATTCTAATAGTATAAACAATATTAATTATAAAGGTTTTTTCCAATTTTGTGACAAAAAGGAAGATATTTTTAAAAAATTTAACATAAATAAAATAGAAAAAATATCTACCTATTTCTCTCAACTTTTAAATGACATAGAAACTATATTAACTGCAAATATTTTTCAAAAATTCAAAATATTGATAGTTGAAGATTCTTATGAAGTTAAAATTATTACTCATAAACTTCTTACAAAACTTGGTTTTAATACTTTATGTTCAGCAAATGGAAAAGAAGCTCTTGAAATAATAAAAAAAGAGAAAATTGACCTTGTTATAACAGATATTGTTATGCCTTACATAAATGGTCTTGATCTTATAAAGATGTGCTATGAAAAGTATGAACATTATGGACCAAAATTTATTATCTTCACAACACACGATGAAAAAGTTTCAAACGATTTTATTAATAAATACAATGTGTTTTCAGTCCTTTCAAAACCCATAACAGATCTTAAAAAACTCAAGACAACTATTGAAAGTTGTTTATTAAGCTAATATCAATAATAAAATTATAATTAAAAATTATAAGTTAATAATAAAGAAAAACATAAATTAAATTTAACAGAATCTCTTTTAATAAAATCTTTGTAAACCAACAACTTTCCCTACTATCTCCAAATCTTTCCCTCTTACAATAATATCCTTCAAATTCTTATTTTCAGGATGAAGTATACATATTCCTTCATCTCTTTTTATATACAATCTTTTTAATGTAACTTCCCCATCAACCATTGCAACAACAATATCACCCTCCACTACTCCATTTATACCATTATTAACAGGTTCAACTATAATATAATCACCTTCATAAATCCCTGCTTCTATCATTGAATCTCCTCTAACTTTTAAAGCAAAATAGTTATCTTTAGGAAATTTTGTCCTATCCACAACTAACTCACCTTCTATATCCACCTCAGAAAATACAGGAGTTCCTGCAACTATCCTTCCAAGAACTGGTATTTTTTTCTTTTTTAATATTTCAATCGCTTCTTCTGTTAAAATTATACTTCTTGATGCCCCATCCTTTCTTCCAATATAACCTTTATTCTGAAGTCTTAAAAGAAACCCATAGCATGTTTTTATATTTACATCTAATATTTCTGAAAGCTCTATAATAGTTGGGGGATAACCATTTTTTTTTATAAAATCATAAATTTTTCTCA is a genomic window containing:
- a CDS encoding response regulator, which codes for MKNLNILQESFNLIFEILKTAINVECMIIRYKSQKSDFFKIVKNEGCPEEFLNKMKCKEIYFYNNEFRINNNANTEDCPCILILNKVKEFLENEEVKEVFSFTNFGSFYRNKKLSFDKSSCSIFSSLAFVPIKKPFFENENFNSSSFINSNNFTDKSNENNNYDSNSINNINYKGFFQFCDKKEDIFKKFNINKIEKISTYFSQLLNDIETILTANIFQKFKILIVEDSYEVKIITHKLLTKLGFNTLCSANGKEALEIIKKEKIDLVITDIVMPYINGLDLIKMCYEKYEHYGPKFIIFTTHDEKVSNDFINKYNVFSVLSKPITDLKKLKTTIESCLLS
- the lexA gene encoding transcriptional repressor LexA, producing the protein MEELTKRQEEVLRKIYDFIKKNGYPPTIIELSEILDVNIKTCYGFLLRLQNKGYIGRKDGASRSIILTEEAIEILKKKKIPVLGRIVAGTPVFSEVDIEGELVVDRTKFPKDNYFALKVRGDSMIEAGIYEGDYIIVEPVNNGINGVVEGDIVVAMVDGEVTLKRLYIKRDEGICILHPENKNLKDIIVRGKDLEIVGKVVGLQRFY